In Populus alba chromosome 9, ASM523922v2, whole genome shotgun sequence, a genomic segment contains:
- the LOC118058662 gene encoding probable carboxylesterase 12: protein MFDILDIISTGSTEPDVAHDFSPVMIIYKDGTAKRLVGTEIVPPSLDPKSNVLSKDVVYSQEENLSSRLFLPNNINPNKKLPLLLYFHGGGFGLETPFSPTYHGYLNTVVAESQIIAVSVDYRRIPEHPIPILYGDSWAAVKWAASHVDGDGPEEWLNSHADFNKVFFAGDSAGANIAHHMAMRYGEERLSGVNLTGIILVHPFFWGKDPIANEVGLGETIRQLMETIWRCACPTTSGCDDPLINPMKDPRLPSLGGKKVLVAAAGKDVLRDRGRLYCETLKNNGWGGRVEFMEAKEEAHVFHLPNPTCENAVAMLRKIVSFIHEE, encoded by the coding sequence ATGTTCGATATCCTCGATATCATCTCTACTGGCTCAACCGAGCCTGACGTTGCCCATGACTTTTCCCCCGTTATGATCATCTACAAAGATGGCACGGCAAAGAGACTCGTGGGCACTGAAATCGTTCCCCCTTCTCTAGATCCCAAATCAAATGTTCTGTCCAAAGATGTTGTCTATTCACaagaagaaaatttatcttCTAGACTTTTCCTCCCAAACAACATCAATCCCAACAAAAAGCTCCCTCTTTTACTTTACTTTCACGGCGGAGGCTTTGGCCTCGAGACTCCCTTCTCGCCTACGTACCATGGCTATCTTAACACGGTAGTTGCAGAGTCTCAAATAATCGCCGTCTCGGTTGATTATAGAAGAATCCCAGAACATCCCATCCCCATTCTATATGGCGATTCATGGGCTGCTGTGAAATGGGCTGCATCTCATGTAGATGGGGATGGTCCTGAAGAGTGGCTAAATAGCCATGCTGATTTCAACAAGGTGTTTTTCGCCGGAGATAGTGCTGGTGCTAACATAGCGCATCACATGGCCATGAGGTACGGTGAGGAGAGATTATCCGGTGTTAATCTCACCGGGATTATTCTGGTACATCCTTTCTTCTGGGGCAAAGACCCTATTGCCAACGAGGTTGGTTTAGGCGAGACAATACGACAATTGATGGAGACTATCTGGCGTTGTGCGTGTCCTACAACAAGTGGATGCGATGATCCTTTAATTAATCCGATGAAGGATCCAAGATTGCCTAGCCTGGGGGGCAAGAAGGTGCTTGTTGCTGCTGCCGGGAAAGATGTGCTGAGGGACAGGGGGAGGTTGTATTGTGAGACCTTGAAGAACAATGGATGGGGTGGAAGGGTTGAGTTTATGGAGGCCAAAGAAGAGGCTCATGTTTTCCATTTGCCCAACCCTACCTGCGAAAATGCTGTGGCTATGCTTAGAAAAATTGTTTCTTTCATTCATGAAGAATGA